From Candidatus Doudnabacteria bacterium, a single genomic window includes:
- the leuS gene encoding leucine--tRNA ligase, translating into MPEIYDHKTIEKKWQEAWEKMQLYKTPEHPKKKQYILDMFPYPSGVGLHVGHPEGYTATDILSRFMRMQGFDVLHPMGWDAFGLPAENYAIKEGIAPAESIAKNINRFREQIKSIGLSYDWSRELNTSDPEYYKWTQWLFLQLYKKGLAYKKEAYVNWCPKDQTVLANEQVIDGCCERCGTVVVQKLLSQWFFKITDYADRLLNELTKLNWPEPIKLMQKNWIGRSEGAEIEFELENGKEKIKVFTTRPDTLFGATYMVLSPEHSLLPQITTADRKKAVNEYIEKTKAKSELERTALEKVKTGEFTGAFAINPATKEKIPVWIADYVLATYGTGAIMAVPAHDERDRQFAEKYDIPIADKPLMPIPEAIKKFGTKKIQYKLRDWLISRQRYWGAPIPIIYCDKCGMSPVPDEDLPVKLPDDVDFIPTGESPLARSKKFNDVKCPKCEGPARRDHDTMDTFVDSSWYFFRFADPHNDKSFADKKKMKEWLPVDTYVGGAEHAVLHLMYARFFTKALFDLGYVNFEEPFIKLRNQGLILGPDGEKMSKSRGNVINPDEVIEQFGADAFRMYEMFLGPLEDAKPWQTNGIVGVKRFLDKVWRYQQVFEAGTDNKQINKLTKKITSDIENFKFNTAVASFMEFLNENKQLSKENWETFLILLAPFAPHMTEDLWHQLKHKESIHTQSWPKYNEKLTKEETVTVVVQVLGRVRASLAFSSGASQSEVKEKALADANVKRHLEGKEIVKEIFVQDKLINFVVE; encoded by the coding sequence ATGCCAGAAATTTACGACCATAAGACAATTGAAAAGAAGTGGCAGGAAGCTTGGGAGAAGATGCAACTCTATAAAACGCCTGAGCATCCAAAGAAGAAGCAGTATATTTTGGATATGTTCCCGTATCCGTCTGGTGTTGGCCTTCACGTCGGCCATCCGGAAGGGTATACAGCGACTGATATTTTATCCCGCTTCATGCGCATGCAGGGCTTCGATGTTCTGCATCCCATGGGTTGGGACGCTTTTGGCCTGCCGGCGGAGAATTATGCGATCAAAGAAGGGATCGCTCCAGCTGAATCGATTGCCAAAAATATAAACCGTTTTCGGGAGCAGATAAAGTCCATCGGGCTTTCTTATGATTGGTCACGTGAATTAAACACTTCTGATCCTGAGTACTACAAATGGACCCAATGGCTGTTTTTGCAGTTATACAAAAAAGGCCTGGCATACAAAAAAGAGGCATATGTGAACTGGTGTCCGAAAGACCAGACGGTTCTGGCCAATGAGCAGGTGATCGACGGCTGCTGCGAGCGATGCGGCACTGTCGTTGTGCAAAAACTGTTATCCCAATGGTTTTTCAAGATCACGGATTACGCAGACAGGCTGTTGAATGAACTTACTAAACTGAACTGGCCGGAGCCGATCAAACTCATGCAGAAAAACTGGATCGGCCGAAGCGAAGGAGCAGAGATCGAGTTTGAATTGGAAAATGGAAAAGAAAAAATCAAAGTCTTCACCACCAGGCCAGATACATTGTTCGGCGCAACATATATGGTTTTGTCGCCGGAACACTCTTTGTTACCTCAAATCACGACTGCAGACCGCAAAAAAGCAGTTAACGAATATATAGAAAAAACCAAAGCTAAATCAGAACTGGAACGGACAGCATTGGAGAAAGTAAAAACAGGTGAATTCACCGGGGCCTTTGCGATTAATCCTGCCACTAAAGAAAAAATTCCGGTCTGGATCGCAGATTATGTACTCGCGACTTATGGCACCGGCGCGATCATGGCAGTTCCTGCGCACGACGAGCGGGACCGACAATTTGCGGAAAAGTATGATATCCCTATTGCCGACAAACCACTCATGCCAATTCCGGAAGCAATTAAAAAATTCGGAACTAAAAAAATTCAATATAAACTACGCGATTGGCTGATCTCCAGGCAGCGATATTGGGGCGCGCCCATCCCGATCATTTATTGCGACAAATGCGGCATGAGTCCTGTGCCGGATGAAGATCTTCCCGTGAAATTGCCGGATGATGTTGATTTCATACCCACAGGCGAATCCCCTTTGGCCAGATCAAAAAAATTCAATGACGTGAAATGTCCAAAGTGCGAAGGCCCGGCCCGGCGCGATCACGACACTATGGATACGTTTGTGGATTCATCCTGGTATTTTTTCCGGTTTGCCGATCCTCATAATGACAAATCTTTTGCCGACAAGAAAAAAATGAAAGAATGGCTGCCTGTGGACACGTATGTGGGCGGCGCGGAACACGCAGTGTTGCATTTGATGTATGCAAGATTTTTTACCAAAGCTTTATTTGATCTGGGTTATGTTAATTTTGAAGAACCATTCATCAAACTTCGCAATCAAGGATTGATCCTGGGACCTGATGGCGAGAAAATGAGCAAATCGCGAGGCAATGTCATCAATCCGGACGAAGTCATCGAACAATTCGGCGCTGATGCCTTCCGGATGTATGAAATGTTCTTGGGGCCCTTGGAAGACGCCAAGCCTTGGCAAACCAATGGAATTGTCGGCGTAAAAAGATTTTTGGACAAAGTTTGGCGGTATCAGCAGGTTTTTGAGGCAGGCACGGACAACAAGCAAATCAATAAATTGACCAAAAAAATCACTTCTGACATTGAGAATTTCAAATTCAATACCGCTGTCGCCTCATTTATGGAATTTTTGAACGAGAACAAGCAACTGTCAAAAGAGAATTGGGAAACTTTTTTGATCCTGCTAGCGCCCTTTGCCCCGCACATGACAGAAGATCTATGGCATCAGTTGAAGCATAAGGAATCAATTCATACCCAATCCTGGCCGAAATATAATGAAAAATTAACCAAGGAAGAAACAGTTACGGTGGTAGTTCAGGTTTTGGGCCGGGTCCGCGCGTCTTTGGCATTTTCTTCCGGTGCTTCACAGTCTGAAGTGAAAGAAAAGGCTTTG